The proteins below come from a single Moritella sp. F3 genomic window:
- a CDS encoding OmpA family protein: MNIKFSTVVLVISLVLPNLSVAKSLSNQALSYYCGNDKIEYEKSITVGKGTRVHLNEGPFYQVEQAGEYQPTLDFINQQIVSAGVSETCAEFLLTNGFLQSMDSGQMIARVYFDFDNAQLTDKSKYVLDTITQLLKLNNNNLVVEGHADTTGTADYNFSLGLKRSRSVAQYLKQLGVNQGRLEATSVGDTMPISDNNTEAGRQLNRRVEIK; encoded by the coding sequence ATGAATATAAAATTTAGCACTGTTGTGCTGGTTATTAGTCTCGTGTTACCTAATTTGTCAGTCGCAAAGTCTTTGAGTAATCAGGCGCTCAGTTATTACTGTGGTAATGATAAAATTGAATATGAAAAAAGTATCACTGTGGGTAAAGGTACCCGAGTTCATTTGAATGAAGGGCCTTTTTATCAAGTAGAGCAAGCGGGTGAATATCAACCCACACTTGATTTTATCAATCAACAAATTGTGAGTGCGGGTGTGAGTGAAACTTGTGCCGAATTTTTATTGACCAATGGCTTCTTACAGTCAATGGACAGTGGTCAAATGATTGCACGAGTATACTTTGATTTCGATAATGCCCAGTTAACAGATAAGTCTAAATATGTATTAGATACCATCACGCAATTATTGAAGCTAAATAATAATAATCTTGTTGTCGAAGGTCATGCTGACACTACCGGCACCGCCGATTATAATTTCTCACTTGGATTAAAACGTTCGCGCTCTGTTGCTCAGTATCTTAAACAACTAGGTGTTAACCAAGGCAGATTAGAAGCGACTTCTGTTGGTGACACTATGCCAATAAGTGACAACAATACTGAAGCGGGCAGACAGTTAAATCGCCGAGTGGAAATTAAATAG
- a CDS encoding outer membrane beta-barrel protein has protein sequence MCFRKHFNLLFLSTMAVANEQDVYISAGVSTHELQSIEGNKISVLFGARNYYQHNWFLGGELEGSYIDYDTKAIHESYSLGANIPIGKRFYFSDDSSIDIYGLIGYSMTDLNLKPKNSTIHGLKWGLGTDVSFSDFMVGVRWTQAELGNDDNQDKLREKNITLLAGYKF, from the coding sequence ATGTGTTTTAGAAAACACTTTAACCTTCTGTTTCTATCTACGATGGCTGTAGCTAATGAGCAGGATGTATATATATCTGCAGGAGTTAGTACTCATGAATTACAGTCAATAGAAGGTAATAAGATATCAGTATTGTTTGGTGCTAGAAATTATTACCAACATAACTGGTTTTTAGGTGGTGAATTAGAAGGCTCATATATCGATTATGATACAAAAGCGATTCATGAATCTTATAGTTTGGGCGCTAACATCCCAATAGGTAAGCGCTTTTATTTTTCCGATGATAGCTCAATTGATATTTATGGGTTGATAGGCTACTCAATGACAGACCTAAATTTAAAACCAAAAAACAGTACTATTCACGGTTTAAAATGGGGATTAGGCACGGATGTATCATTTTCTGATTTTATGGTTGGAGTTCGCTGGACTCAGGCTGAACTAGGTAATGACGACAATCAAGATAAATTAAGAGAAAAAAATATAACTCTGCTTGCAGGATACAAATTTTAA
- a CDS encoding outer membrane beta-barrel protein, with protein MKKFFLLTLLLSTNVYANTDIANNFTYIGFGYKATNYSSDAMTPYFGDKYNNSESKGLAGLYLDASANITDDVFVEGNADFQTRFSSEINTWSAGLGYVIKRSSTFSVPVSCGVVNYSADRDVRHYSETSGYCKAGIKAQLAKHWMTDLSYRYEAVEEHKNVVGLKNVFQLGSTFGLVAGLEYANRIESEFSYNLGVQFSFI; from the coding sequence ATGAAAAAGTTCTTCCTACTCACGTTATTATTATCAACTAATGTTTATGCCAATACAGATATTGCTAATAACTTTACCTATATCGGCTTTGGCTATAAAGCAACGAATTATTCATCAGATGCCATGACGCCGTATTTTGGCGATAAGTACAATAATTCAGAAAGTAAGGGGCTAGCAGGACTATACCTTGATGCAAGCGCTAATATTACTGACGATGTATTTGTTGAAGGCAATGCCGATTTCCAAACCCGATTTAGCTCTGAAATAAATACTTGGTCTGCCGGGCTAGGTTATGTCATCAAACGTTCATCAACATTTTCAGTTCCAGTATCTTGCGGTGTCGTCAACTACAGTGCAGATCGAGATGTGCGACATTATTCTGAAACCTCTGGCTACTGTAAGGCAGGAATAAAAGCTCAACTTGCTAAGCATTGGATGACCGACCTTTCGTACCGATATGAAGCAGTCGAAGAACATAAGAATGTGGTTGGACTGAAGAACGTGTTCCAATTAGGTTCTACCTTTGGGCTCGTAGCAGGCCTTGAATATGCAAATCGAATCGAAAGTGAATTTAGTTATAATTTAGGGGTTCAGTTCTCATTTATATAA
- a CDS encoding L-cystine transporter has protein sequence MSLVVTANLAVFGILIYLINTQQRKGHTLSRLVLLGLISGSVFGLLLQLGYGEGSSTIQETLAWVDIVGKGYVGLLKMVIMPLVLVSMIAAVVKLDRSGSLGKISGLTIGVLLFTTMLSAIIGIGIAQLFGLSAEGLTEGAREVARVTVIESRAGQVSDLSIPQMLVSFIPTNPFADLTGARSTSIIAVVIFGILVGIAALKVSTENAELAKPIKTFVDVSQAIVMRLVKMIMAITPYGILALMMKVVATSSAGDILNLLGFIVASYVAILLMFVVHGILVSFVGVKPTEYFKKIWPVLTFAFSSRSSAATIPLNVEAQINELNVPPAIANLSASFGATIGQNGCAGIYPAMLAVMVAPSVGIDPMDFSFILSLVAIIMVSSFGIAGVGGGATFAALIVLPAMGLPIAIAALLISIEPLIDMARTALNVSGSMTAGTITSRLLKSKQGQAAETPIEQTTA, from the coding sequence ATGTCATTAGTAGTTACCGCTAACTTAGCGGTGTTTGGTATCCTCATTTATTTAATAAATACCCAACAACGTAAAGGCCATACCCTTTCACGCCTGGTTTTATTAGGTCTTATTTCAGGTAGTGTGTTTGGCTTACTACTACAACTTGGCTACGGCGAAGGCAGCAGCACCATTCAAGAAACACTTGCTTGGGTTGATATCGTAGGTAAAGGTTACGTTGGTTTATTGAAAATGGTGATCATGCCATTGGTACTCGTATCCATGATTGCGGCGGTGGTTAAATTAGATCGTTCAGGTTCACTTGGTAAAATCAGTGGCTTAACTATCGGTGTGTTACTGTTTACAACCATGCTATCAGCTATTATTGGTATTGGTATTGCGCAACTGTTTGGCTTATCAGCTGAAGGCCTGACTGAAGGTGCTCGCGAAGTGGCACGTGTCACCGTGATCGAATCACGCGCAGGCCAAGTGAGTGATTTAAGTATTCCACAAATGTTAGTGAGCTTTATCCCAACTAACCCATTTGCTGATTTAACGGGTGCACGTTCAACGTCAATTATTGCCGTGGTTATCTTTGGTATTCTAGTCGGTATTGCAGCGCTTAAAGTCAGTACTGAAAACGCTGAACTAGCAAAACCTATCAAAACTTTTGTCGATGTATCACAAGCGATTGTAATGCGCTTAGTGAAAATGATCATGGCGATCACACCTTACGGTATCTTAGCCTTAATGATGAAGGTTGTCGCAACATCAAGTGCTGGCGATATTCTTAACCTTCTTGGCTTTATCGTTGCGTCTTATGTGGCGATCTTACTGATGTTTGTTGTACACGGCATCTTAGTATCATTTGTTGGCGTGAAACCAACAGAGTACTTCAAAAAAATCTGGCCTGTACTGACATTTGCATTTAGCTCTCGCAGCAGCGCAGCTACAATTCCACTAAATGTAGAAGCGCAAATTAACGAGCTAAACGTGCCACCAGCAATTGCCAACCTATCAGCATCATTTGGCGCGACGATTGGTCAAAATGGTTGTGCGGGTATTTATCCAGCTATGCTAGCGGTCATGGTTGCACCAAGTGTTGGGATCGACCCGATGGACTTTAGCTTCATCTTATCGCTTGTGGCAATTATCATGGTCAGTTCATTTGGTATTGCCGGTGTGGGTGGTGGTGCAACGTTCGCAGCTCTTATCGTATTGCCAGCAATGGGCCTACCTATCGCAATTGCAGCACTGCTTATTTCGATTGAGCCATTAATTGATATGGCGCGTACGGCACTGAATGTGAGTGGTTCAATGACAGCAGGTACCATTACCAGCCGATTATTGAAGTCAAAACAAGGTCAAGCAGCTGAAACGCCGATAGAGCAAACAACAGCTTAA
- a CDS encoding acetate/propionate family kinase, which yields MSNSFVLVINSGSSSLKFAVIDSNTGDAVLSGLGECFGLPEAVVSWKYEGQKSEEAITGEGNHHELAIKRIVALIETLGLTSELVAVGHRIVHGGEKFTSTVKIDESVLNEIRNLSDLAPLHNPAGAKGIEAAMIAFPSLPQFAVFDTAFHQTMPAKAFTGAISHKLYKDYGIRRYGFHGTSHYFVSREAAKMLNKPVEESSFISVHLGNGASVCAIRDGQSVDTSMGFTPLAGLMMGTRCGDLDPGIIEFLLKKGWTQDEVYKELNTNSGFMGVSGLTSDCRGIIDAMEKGHQGAKLAFQVFTYRVAKYIASYMVSLESLDGIIFTGGIGENALPIRREVLAYLKIFGYKEDEKANESARFGNGGLITEAGTPAVMVIPTNEEFVIAQQSVELLTK from the coding sequence ATGTCTAACTCATTTGTACTAGTGATCAACTCTGGTAGCTCATCTTTAAAATTCGCGGTAATCGATTCAAATACTGGAGATGCAGTTCTTAGTGGATTAGGGGAGTGTTTTGGCCTTCCTGAAGCGGTAGTTAGCTGGAAATATGAAGGACAGAAGTCTGAAGAAGCTATCACAGGCGAAGGCAATCATCATGAACTTGCAATTAAGCGTATTGTTGCATTGATCGAAACGTTAGGTCTGACTTCAGAACTTGTTGCTGTTGGTCACCGTATTGTTCATGGTGGTGAGAAATTCACTAGCACAGTAAAAATTGATGAGTCGGTATTAAACGAGATCCGTAACCTCTCTGACCTTGCACCACTGCATAACCCTGCTGGTGCAAAAGGTATTGAAGCTGCAATGATCGCTTTCCCATCATTACCACAATTCGCTGTGTTTGATACTGCATTCCACCAAACAATGCCTGCAAAAGCATTCACTGGCGCAATCTCTCACAAGCTTTACAAAGATTATGGTATTCGTCGTTATGGTTTCCACGGTACAAGCCATTATTTTGTTAGCCGTGAAGCAGCTAAAATGCTTAACAAACCAGTAGAAGAAAGCAGCTTTATCTCGGTACATTTAGGTAACGGCGCATCTGTATGTGCAATCCGTGATGGTCAAAGTGTTGATACAAGTATGGGCTTTACACCATTAGCGGGCCTTATGATGGGTACACGTTGTGGTGATTTAGATCCAGGCATCATTGAGTTCCTACTTAAAAAAGGTTGGACACAAGACGAAGTTTATAAAGAACTGAACACTAACTCAGGCTTTATGGGTGTATCGGGTCTAACAAGTGACTGCCGTGGTATTATCGATGCAATGGAAAAAGGCCATCAAGGCGCTAAATTAGCATTCCAAGTATTCACATACCGTGTAGCGAAATATATCGCGTCATACATGGTATCGCTTGAATCACTTGACGGTATTATCTTTACTGGCGGTATTGGTGAAAACGCACTGCCAATTCGTCGTGAAGTATTAGCTTACTTGAAGATTTTTGGCTATAAAGAAGATGAAAAAGCCAATGAATCTGCACGATTCGGTAATGGCGGATTGATTACTGAAGCAGGTACTCCTGCTGTTATGGTTATCCCAACCAACGAAGAATTTGTTATTGCGCAGCAGTCGGTTGAATTGCTGACGAAATAA